One Mesorhizobium sp. B2-1-1 DNA window includes the following coding sequences:
- a CDS encoding NAD(P)/FAD-dependent oxidoreductase, whose product MGTFQTDVAIVGGGIVGCSTALSLARKGRSVTIFERGKIASEQSSRAWGFIRRQGRHEAELPLAVEALELWADLTSRYGTQATQFTRSGILVPAETAADEDRIRSGHDIARSFGLSTRLLDAADVRQTIPELAGQWRGGLFTADDAHADPALSTRTIAAAAREAGVTILEDTPVFRLDLDRQDRPRLLASNGIFEAKTVVLANGIGAPVLAASAGLHLPIQIVKSSVGRTRKAAPFTRIAMWGPRVAFRPSMGGDFIIGNGYRGMGVDYEITVDSFRCMRHFIPAYRNNWRQLHLSIGADFRHQLAARFSRRNAVQALPEPKPNMRKVMANLAGFRQIFPHLNTIELQNAWAGRLDITPDVIPIIDRPKPELELFVAAGFSGHGFALGPSIGKQLGEWVTQGSPSINLSAFALSRFEKGIVHKAQQAL is encoded by the coding sequence ATGGGCACCTTTCAAACGGACGTGGCCATTGTCGGTGGAGGAATTGTCGGCTGCTCGACCGCTCTTTCCCTAGCCCGCAAAGGGAGGTCGGTAACAATCTTCGAGCGCGGCAAGATCGCTTCCGAACAATCCAGCCGTGCCTGGGGTTTCATCCGCCGGCAAGGACGGCATGAAGCCGAGCTGCCGCTCGCGGTCGAAGCCTTGGAACTGTGGGCGGACTTGACCTCGAGATACGGCACACAGGCGACGCAGTTCACCCGCAGCGGAATCCTGGTCCCCGCGGAAACCGCTGCCGATGAGGATCGGATCCGCAGCGGCCACGATATTGCGCGCAGCTTCGGCCTTTCGACGCGCCTGCTGGATGCCGCGGACGTTCGTCAGACAATCCCCGAATTGGCTGGGCAATGGCGCGGCGGACTTTTCACCGCCGACGACGCCCATGCCGATCCGGCTCTTTCGACCCGGACCATCGCGGCTGCGGCACGCGAAGCCGGAGTCACTATCCTGGAAGATACACCGGTTTTCCGGCTCGACCTCGACAGGCAGGACAGACCGAGGCTCCTGGCGTCTAACGGGATCTTCGAAGCAAAAACCGTCGTTTTGGCAAACGGCATCGGCGCACCGGTGCTGGCCGCTTCGGCCGGCCTGCACCTGCCTATCCAGATCGTCAAATCCTCCGTCGGCCGCACCCGGAAGGCAGCACCCTTCACCCGCATCGCGATGTGGGGTCCCCGCGTTGCATTCCGCCCCTCTATGGGCGGCGATTTCATTATCGGTAACGGCTATCGCGGCATGGGAGTCGATTACGAAATCACCGTCGACTCATTTCGCTGCATGCGCCATTTCATACCCGCCTATCGCAACAACTGGCGTCAACTGCACCTCAGCATCGGAGCCGATTTCCGTCATCAATTAGCCGCGCGCTTCAGCCGCCGCAATGCCGTGCAGGCGCTGCCGGAGCCGAAGCCCAATATGCGCAAGGTGATGGCCAACCTTGCTGGCTTCCGGCAGATCTTTCCGCATCTGAATACGATCGAACTGCAGAACGCCTGGGCCGGCAGGCTGGATATCACGCCCGACGTCATTCCAATCATCGATCGGCCCAAGCCAGAGCTCGAACTCTTCGTGGCGGCCGGCTTCAGCGGCCACGGCTTTGCGCTTGGACCTTCCATCGGCAAACAACTCGGCGAATGGGTCACACAGGGCAGCCCCTCGATCAATCTTTCCGCCTTTGCTCTTTCCCGGTTCGAAAAGGGCATCGTTCACAAAGCGCAACAGGCGCTTTGA
- a CDS encoding LysR substrate-binding domain-containing protein, translated as MTSTLNLLHYSAFRAVMLTGTVSGAAELLGRSQPAVSRLLDKLEYELGVSLFERRRGLITPTTVAHLLLDEIERAYVSLDALSSFAARLASGEGGEISLAVMPALGINFVPHLLADFRKNWPKTKVTLNVRMSVKIEEWAAAQQIDFGLAETPFKRSGFRTEVFSDAPYIAAVPRDHPLAGRSRLGPADLRQGPFISWTSFVSARHLLDQALLSSSVKVDAAYETTFSVSAYEMVKHGIGIAIIDPYTAVEQLDDRVRLIPFAPKIPFNVALLRPESRGPNPAADALLELMAQKRDRILRQLPDQDDMHTTHINRR; from the coding sequence ATGACAAGTACGTTGAACCTTCTGCACTACTCGGCATTTCGCGCCGTCATGCTCACCGGCACCGTCAGCGGCGCGGCCGAATTGCTGGGGCGCAGCCAGCCGGCCGTCAGCCGGCTTCTCGACAAGCTGGAATACGAGCTTGGCGTTTCGCTTTTCGAGCGCCGCAGGGGCCTGATCACGCCGACCACCGTGGCACACCTGTTACTCGACGAGATCGAGCGAGCCTATGTCTCGCTGGACGCGTTGAGCAGCTTCGCAGCACGGTTGGCAAGCGGGGAAGGCGGCGAGATCAGCCTTGCGGTCATGCCGGCGCTGGGCATCAATTTCGTGCCGCATCTGCTGGCCGATTTCAGGAAGAACTGGCCGAAGACCAAGGTCACGCTGAACGTGCGCATGTCCGTCAAGATCGAGGAATGGGCGGCCGCGCAGCAGATTGATTTCGGACTGGCGGAAACACCGTTCAAGCGCTCCGGGTTCCGGACCGAAGTCTTCAGTGACGCGCCCTATATCGCGGCTGTTCCGCGCGATCATCCGCTCGCCGGGCGCAGCCGGCTCGGCCCGGCCGACCTGCGCCAGGGGCCATTCATTTCCTGGACTTCCTTCGTCTCGGCACGGCATCTCCTCGATCAGGCGCTGCTGTCCAGTAGCGTCAAGGTGGATGCCGCCTATGAGACGACCTTTTCGGTGTCGGCCTATGAAATGGTCAAGCACGGGATCGGTATTGCGATCATCGATCCCTACACCGCGGTCGAGCAGTTGGACGACCGGGTCAGGCTGATCCCCTTCGCGCCGAAGATCCCGTTTAACGTTGCCCTGCTGCGCCCGGAGTCGCGCGGGCCCAACCCCGCCGCCGATGCCCTGCTGGAGCTGATGGCGCAAAAGCGCGATCGGATCCTGAGACAATTGCCGGACCAGGACGATATGCACACTACGCATATCAATCGCCGATAA
- a CDS encoding transporter substrate-binding domain-containing protein, which produces MKIGSALKTIAALAVTLAASAILPASSAQAAESHLQQILERGAVRVGVLGAFKPWSFPSPDGSMQGIEVDLAQSVADALGVKLEPVVVTSANRMQFLQQGKIDVIIGGMYDTTERRKAVGIIEPAYWTSGPTLLAKEGVIKDWKDIADKPVCAKQGVYYNKLVETEYHAKVVAFTGNTEGKEALRSGKCIAWVYDDASIMADLASGEWKGYEMPVSVLFDNPWAAAVPVAEVDKALGVFMAGMAYRWQASGKLVELEKKWKVKPSQWIAEQHKKAEWDTSYLKGGN; this is translated from the coding sequence ATGAAAATCGGATCAGCACTGAAAACCATCGCCGCCCTTGCAGTCACGCTGGCCGCAAGTGCGATCCTTCCCGCCAGCAGCGCGCAGGCGGCCGAATCGCATCTGCAGCAGATTCTGGAACGAGGCGCCGTGCGTGTCGGCGTTCTCGGCGCGTTCAAGCCCTGGTCCTTCCCATCGCCGGATGGTTCGATGCAAGGCATCGAGGTGGACCTCGCCCAGTCGGTAGCCGATGCGCTCGGCGTCAAGCTTGAGCCGGTCGTGGTCACGTCCGCCAACCGCATGCAGTTCCTGCAGCAGGGCAAGATCGACGTCATCATCGGCGGCATGTACGACACCACTGAGCGGCGCAAGGCGGTCGGCATCATCGAGCCGGCCTATTGGACGTCCGGTCCGACCCTGCTGGCCAAGGAGGGTGTCATCAAGGACTGGAAGGACATCGCCGACAAGCCGGTCTGCGCCAAGCAGGGCGTCTACTACAACAAGCTGGTGGAGACGGAATATCACGCCAAGGTCGTCGCCTTCACCGGAAACACGGAGGGTAAGGAAGCCTTGCGCTCCGGCAAGTGCATCGCCTGGGTCTATGACGATGCGAGCATTATGGCCGACCTCGCTTCGGGCGAGTGGAAGGGTTATGAGATGCCTGTTTCCGTTCTCTTCGACAATCCCTGGGCGGCCGCGGTGCCCGTGGCGGAAGTGGACAAGGCCTTGGGCGTGTTCATGGCAGGCATGGCCTATCGCTGGCAAGCGTCCGGAAAGCTGGTCGAGCTTGAAAAGAAATGGAAGGTGAAGCCGTCGCAGTGGATCGCCGAGCAGCACAAGAAGGCTGAGTGGGACACGAGCTACCTGAAGGGCGGCAACTGA
- a CDS encoding FAD-dependent oxidoreductase: protein MSPRIIEMQGRDYDVVVVGAGINGSSAARELAAAGYSVLLVDRSDFAAGASSRSSRILHCGLRYFETPNPIRTFAFHPQRFAAALRMARAGMEARTELVGRSPQRCKPFTMCFPIYPESPVRGWHLDLGFRILRRLGPPEPALAYRRLKSDFETHLPFANDLRDPESLRSIATYREYIMDWPDRLCVDAALDAERNGAEIRLFCEASVIRRKPEGWLVELRDGKGEAAEVRASVVLNMAGTWVDAVNANPVAGKPAPCLVRGTKGAHIAVRLPDSYRGYGIATINRSGMPFYCLPSHDDCFYFGPTETPFDGDAAGAAATNEDIDFLLAEASHMLPGLRLGRRHVEFTWAGVRPLTFDAAEPMGRRTRQIHDLASAGRPGIFAMTAGPVMSHLSAGREMLRIVEKQLKPTRKSVARRIPETGDSGAEFAISRPLSQGRRAAFRTAVSVEHARDLKGILYTRTGLAWRRHLDRAEVEEAADAIADLVGWAPERTVSEIDGFIRYQKTAFRAASDLPIQPTTHKMGDVEA from the coding sequence ATGTCGCCTAGAATTATCGAGATGCAGGGCCGGGACTACGATGTCGTCGTGGTCGGCGCCGGCATCAACGGTTCGAGCGCGGCGCGAGAACTGGCCGCAGCGGGTTACAGCGTCCTCCTGGTCGACAGGAGCGATTTCGCCGCCGGCGCCTCCAGCCGATCCTCGCGCATCCTGCATTGCGGCCTTCGATATTTCGAAACGCCCAACCCGATCCGCACCTTTGCGTTTCATCCGCAGCGCTTCGCCGCGGCCTTGCGCATGGCGCGGGCGGGGATGGAAGCGCGAACCGAACTTGTCGGGCGGAGCCCGCAACGGTGCAAGCCCTTCACCATGTGCTTTCCGATTTATCCGGAGAGCCCCGTCCGCGGCTGGCATTTGGATCTCGGTTTCCGCATCCTGCGCCGTCTCGGGCCACCGGAACCGGCGCTCGCCTATCGTCGGCTGAAGAGTGATTTCGAAACCCACCTGCCATTCGCAAACGACCTGCGGGACCCCGAAAGTCTGCGGTCGATTGCCACCTACCGTGAATACATCATGGACTGGCCGGACAGGCTGTGCGTGGATGCCGCCCTCGACGCCGAGCGAAACGGCGCCGAAATACGCCTGTTCTGCGAAGCTTCCGTTATACGTAGGAAGCCGGAAGGCTGGCTCGTCGAACTGCGCGACGGTAAGGGGGAAGCGGCCGAGGTTCGCGCGTCCGTCGTGCTGAACATGGCCGGCACCTGGGTGGACGCGGTGAACGCCAATCCCGTCGCCGGCAAGCCAGCGCCCTGCCTTGTTCGCGGCACCAAGGGCGCTCATATCGCGGTCAGGCTGCCGGATTCCTATCGCGGCTACGGCATCGCCACGATCAACCGCAGCGGTATGCCGTTCTATTGTCTGCCTTCGCATGACGACTGCTTTTATTTCGGGCCGACGGAGACGCCTTTCGACGGCGACGCCGCCGGTGCCGCAGCCACCAACGAAGACATCGATTTCCTGCTTGCGGAAGCCAGTCACATGCTTCCCGGCCTGCGGCTCGGCCGCCGCCACGTCGAATTCACCTGGGCCGGCGTGCGGCCGCTCACCTTCGATGCAGCCGAGCCGATGGGGCGGCGCACGCGTCAGATCCACGATCTCGCATCTGCCGGCAGGCCGGGTATCTTCGCGATGACGGCAGGGCCGGTCATGAGCCATCTGAGCGCAGGGCGCGAGATGCTGCGGATCGTCGAGAAGCAACTGAAGCCGACGCGCAAGTCCGTGGCGAGGCGGATCCCGGAGACAGGCGACAGCGGTGCGGAGTTCGCAATTTCGAGGCCGCTTTCGCAAGGCAGGCGCGCCGCTTTCCGCACAGCGGTTTCGGTCGAGCATGCCCGCGACCTGAAAGGTATTCTCTATACGAGGACAGGCCTCGCCTGGCGCCGCCATCTCGACCGCGCCGAGGTTGAGGAGGCTGCCGATGCCATTGCCGATCTGGTCGGCTGGGCGCCGGAGCGGACCGTCAGTGAAATCGACGGGTTCATCCGATACCAGAAGACGGCGTTCCGCGCCGCATCGGACCTTCCAATTCAGCCGACAACACACAAAATGGGAGATGTAGAAGCATGA
- a CDS encoding transporter substrate-binding domain-containing protein, protein MDLWVKFTSIAVVAGAVLAGVAAKADAANDRFKEVLERGTLRVGVQGAYPPWSYRDPDGRLVGIEPDLAADVAEKLGVKLELVQIESANRMQLLQQGRIDLILGAMSDLPERRKVVGMVQPAYWVSGANVMAKAGLIKSWEDLSGKPLCAKQGLFYNTVIAQAYDAKIISFSGNTETKQALRSGKCAAWLSDDTAIQQSLRTEGWDGYEMPLKSRYHSYWAAGVPLEERDGIWGKFMTGMSHGWHASGKLIELAEKWKVVADPWFEAEHEKLLEADNTKMDSQ, encoded by the coding sequence ATGGATTTATGGGTGAAGTTCACGTCGATCGCCGTCGTGGCTGGCGCGGTCCTTGCGGGAGTTGCCGCAAAGGCGGACGCGGCCAATGATCGCTTCAAGGAAGTCCTTGAACGCGGCACGCTGCGGGTCGGAGTGCAGGGTGCCTATCCGCCCTGGTCCTATCGTGACCCCGATGGCAGGCTCGTCGGGATCGAGCCTGATCTCGCTGCGGATGTCGCCGAAAAGCTGGGCGTCAAGCTGGAACTGGTTCAGATCGAATCCGCCAACCGCATGCAACTCCTGCAGCAGGGAAGGATCGACCTCATCCTCGGGGCGATGTCCGACCTGCCGGAGCGACGCAAGGTCGTCGGGATGGTGCAGCCAGCCTATTGGGTATCGGGCGCCAATGTCATGGCCAAGGCCGGACTGATCAAGAGTTGGGAGGATCTCAGCGGCAAGCCGCTTTGCGCCAAGCAAGGCCTTTTCTACAATACCGTGATCGCTCAGGCCTATGACGCCAAGATCATTTCCTTTTCCGGCAATACGGAAACCAAACAGGCCCTGCGCAGCGGCAAATGCGCAGCGTGGCTGTCGGACGATACGGCGATCCAGCAGTCGTTGAGAACCGAAGGCTGGGATGGTTACGAAATGCCCCTGAAATCCCGTTATCACAGCTATTGGGCGGCAGGCGTTCCACTGGAGGAGCGCGACGGCATCTGGGGAAAATTCATGACCGGCATGAGCCATGGCTGGCATGCCTCCGGCAAGCTCATCGAACTTGCCGAGAAATGGAAAGTGGTCGCGGATCCGTGGTTCGAAGCCGAACACGAAAAGCTGCTTGAGGCTGACAACACGAAAATGGACAGCCAGTAG
- a CDS encoding DUF1403 family protein → MGHTGQPLDQSFRLCSFPVRKGHRSQSATGALRSCSFTRPRLRLNGGAGLDGLVRQAGAELTAIGSAAGSMRLAGRAEDALRDPWYLRPAGADPGPAGAVLGAWRQLSVQPPAGSADRLEKIVDQLGLHCHRAALADLCTEIEKLAGSQRPVPFAATAIAARVAAIRPDPELLAWWLADLVLAAPAHPGGCRFL, encoded by the coding sequence ATGGGTCACACAGGGCAGCCCCTCGATCAATCTTTCCGCCTTTGCTCTTTCCCGGTTCGAAAAGGGCATCGTTCACAAAGCGCAACAGGCGCTTTGAGATCGTGTTCGTTCACGCGGCCTCGCCTTAGACTTAACGGCGGAGCCGGGCTTGACGGACTTGTCAGACAGGCCGGAGCCGAGCTCACCGCGATAGGAAGCGCGGCCGGCAGCATGCGGCTCGCCGGCCGCGCCGAGGACGCCCTGCGCGACCCCTGGTACCTGCGCCCGGCCGGCGCCGATCCCGGCCCCGCCGGCGCGGTTCTTGGCGCCTGGCGGCAGCTGTCCGTGCAGCCGCCCGCTGGCAGCGCCGACCGACTCGAAAAGATCGTCGACCAGCTCGGGCTCCATTGCCACCGCGCGGCGCTCGCCGACCTTTGCACGGAGATCGAAAAACTGGCGGGATCGCAGCGGCCGGTGCCGTTCGCTGCAACGGCAATCGCCGCCCGCGTCGCCGCGATTCGGCCCGACCCCGAGCTTTTGGCCTGGTGGCTTGCCGACCTGGTGCTGGCAGCACCAGCCCACCCTGGAGGCTGTCGTTTCCTGTGA
- a CDS encoding GSU2403 family nucleotidyltransferase fold protein: protein MKTVDLVYRTMYAELVQRCLGASFETDFSTAGNFVRVPVKGRDYWYFEETQPKKTRKYVGPSDDPEIAKRVAAFQEIKEDLRGRRKLVSTLTRQAGLTAPDRFTGDVVGAMGAAGIFRLRGVLVGTVAFQTYAGHLGVRLPGASLQTGDADFAQHYSISSSVDDSRPPILEILREIDPTFREIPHRSDPAHATQFENATRYKVEFLTPNRGSDHYTDHATPMPALGRASAQPLRFLDFLIHEPIRTVMLHRSGVPVTVPSPERYAVHKLIVASRRQSDANGVAKREKDVYQASLLIEALEATRRQDDLATALAEAWGRGQHWREAMLKGLSLMPPKKRQEVEETVRKALVEIGEELDGFNSAVKSSPEKSATRKPPCRLD from the coding sequence ATGAAGACGGTCGATCTCGTTTATCGCACGATGTATGCGGAACTCGTTCAGCGCTGCCTTGGTGCATCGTTCGAAACCGACTTCTCAACGGCGGGAAATTTCGTTCGGGTTCCGGTGAAGGGGCGGGATTATTGGTATTTTGAGGAGACCCAACCCAAGAAGACGCGGAAGTATGTCGGCCCGTCCGATGATCCCGAGATCGCGAAACGCGTTGCAGCCTTCCAAGAGATCAAGGAAGACCTCCGCGGGCGACGGAAACTCGTCTCCACGCTGACTCGCCAAGCAGGGCTGACTGCACCGGACCGGTTCACTGGCGATGTCGTTGGAGCAATGGGAGCAGCAGGAATCTTCCGCCTGAGAGGCGTGCTCGTCGGTACGGTTGCCTTCCAGACGTATGCGGGACATCTCGGCGTGAGATTGCCCGGTGCCTCATTGCAAACCGGCGATGCCGATTTCGCGCAGCACTACTCGATCTCCTCGTCAGTCGACGACAGCCGGCCGCCGATCTTGGAAATCTTGAGAGAGATTGACCCGACCTTCAGGGAGATCCCGCACAGATCGGATCCCGCACACGCGACGCAATTCGAGAATGCAACGAGATACAAGGTCGAATTCCTCACGCCGAACCGGGGATCCGATCACTACACCGACCATGCCACTCCGATGCCAGCACTGGGCAGAGCTTCGGCGCAGCCCTTGCGTTTCCTTGATTTCCTCATCCACGAGCCCATCCGGACCGTGATGCTGCATCGGTCAGGGGTGCCTGTAACCGTGCCGTCGCCGGAACGCTATGCAGTTCACAAGCTCATCGTCGCCTCTCGCAGGCAATCAGATGCAAACGGCGTCGCCAAGCGCGAAAAGGACGTCTATCAGGCCAGCCTCCTTATCGAGGCACTGGAGGCCACCCGTCGCCAGGACGACCTTGCAACAGCGCTCGCGGAAGCGTGGGGCAGGGGGCAGCACTGGCGCGAGGCGATGCTGAAGGGGCTGAGCCTGATGCCGCCGAAGAAACGACAGGAAGTTGAGGAGACAGTCAGAAAGGCCCTTGTCGAGATCGGCGAGGAGTTGGACGGCTTCAACTCGGCCGTGAAGTCGTCGCCAGAAAAAAGTGCGACCCGAAAGCCGCCCTGTCGCTTGGACTGA
- a CDS encoding LysR substrate-binding domain-containing protein produces MNIRQLEAFKATMTAKTTIGAAELLGVSQPAVSRLLGQLETSLSVTLFDRSGGHLNPTPEALLLHEEVLRAFVSIDKIREIAREMQVANSGMVSAASLPMLAMDFMPSAIARFTASRPESRISLRIQMSPRIEELVASQLVDVGIAEYPFDRSGIEIEEFCSAHYLMAVPSHHRLAQKARLTPEDLRDERYISITHNHLGRQLADQIFDRYGVKRRIVLEAQLFSTIANMVAKGLGIGLIDPFTAFDFREHPGVRSIPFEPAVSLRLGMLYPTHRSPSRVAREFISSLKASRRDVLRQIDDIFHRN; encoded by the coding sequence TTGAACATCAGGCAACTCGAAGCCTTCAAGGCAACGATGACTGCAAAGACCACCATCGGGGCCGCGGAGCTTCTCGGCGTTTCCCAGCCGGCCGTAAGCCGGCTTCTGGGTCAATTGGAAACATCTTTGTCAGTGACCCTGTTCGACCGGTCCGGCGGGCACCTCAATCCCACGCCGGAAGCCCTCCTGCTGCATGAGGAGGTTCTTCGTGCCTTCGTGTCGATCGACAAAATCCGCGAGATCGCCCGCGAAATGCAGGTCGCCAATTCCGGGATGGTCTCGGCGGCGTCGCTGCCGATGCTGGCAATGGACTTCATGCCTTCGGCGATCGCCCGCTTCACGGCAAGCCGGCCGGAGAGCCGCATTTCGCTGCGTATCCAGATGTCGCCGCGCATAGAAGAACTCGTCGCCAGCCAGCTTGTGGATGTCGGCATCGCCGAATATCCCTTCGACCGCTCCGGCATCGAAATCGAGGAATTCTGCTCCGCGCATTATCTGATGGCGGTTCCAAGCCATCATCGGCTGGCGCAGAAGGCACGGCTGACGCCGGAAGATTTACGCGACGAACGCTATATCTCCATCACCCACAATCATCTGGGGAGGCAACTCGCCGACCAGATTTTCGACCGCTACGGCGTTAAGCGCCGCATTGTCCTTGAAGCCCAGCTTTTTAGCACCATCGCCAACATGGTGGCCAAGGGGCTGGGAATCGGATTGATCGACCCCTTCACGGCGTTCGATTTTCGCGAGCATCCGGGAGTGCGCTCCATTCCCTTCGAGCCCGCGGTCAGCCTGCGTCTCGGCATGCTTTATCCGACACACCGTTCCCCCTCGCGCGTCGCGCGCGAATTCATTTCCAGCCTCAAGGCATCGCGCCGCGATGTCCTGCGTCAGATCGACGATATCTTCCACCGCAATTGA
- a CDS encoding amino acid ABC transporter permease produces the protein MFQLIAPFFQDLYDRTGLNFIVFYDSYEYGRFLSGISISLQLIFWSIVVSLVIGVLGAWAQSARSPVLRVLMDAYIQAFRNTPPMIQLLFFYFALGAFTPQVDVGGYYQPLISSFAWAIISLGIFGGAFNVEIFRAGLEAVPGSTKEAAESLCMSKWQIYLYVTLPLAFRISLPALTNNLVSLAKTTSLAYVISVPEMTYTLNQVWSDNVNVPEMMLLLFLFYVLVVSLLAAGLHFIEHRLTLPGYGQ, from the coding sequence ATGTTCCAGTTGATCGCGCCCTTCTTCCAGGATCTCTACGACCGCACGGGCCTCAATTTCATCGTCTTCTACGACAGCTATGAATATGGGCGCTTCCTGTCCGGCATCAGCATATCGCTACAGCTGATCTTCTGGTCGATCGTCGTGTCGCTGGTGATCGGCGTCTTGGGGGCCTGGGCGCAAAGCGCCCGGTCTCCCGTCCTGCGGGTGCTGATGGATGCCTATATCCAGGCATTCCGCAACACGCCGCCGATGATCCAGCTCCTGTTCTTCTATTTCGCTCTCGGCGCCTTCACGCCGCAGGTCGATGTTGGCGGCTATTACCAGCCGCTGATCTCGTCCTTCGCCTGGGCGATCATCTCGCTCGGCATTTTCGGCGGCGCCTTCAATGTCGAGATCTTCCGCGCCGGCTTGGAGGCGGTGCCGGGATCGACGAAGGAAGCAGCCGAGAGCCTGTGCATGAGCAAGTGGCAGATATACCTGTATGTCACCCTACCGCTGGCCTTCCGCATCAGCCTGCCGGCCCTCACCAACAATCTCGTCAGTCTCGCCAAGACGACATCGCTCGCCTACGTCATTTCCGTCCCGGAGATGACCTATACGCTGAACCAGGTGTGGTCGGACAATGTGAACGTGCCGGAGATGATGTTGCTCCTGTTCCTGTTCTATGTGCTCGTCGTCTCGCTCCTGGCCGCCGGGCTCCATTTCATCGAGCACAGGCTGACCCTGCCGGGATACGGCCAATGA
- a CDS encoding FAD-dependent oxidoreductase, translating to MRLSLDELSGSVFDVAIVGAGINGAETARCLSAAGYSVLLVDKSDFAAGASGRSSRLLHCGLRYLAPGKSVWEFVRQPQRFLTACRMARAAMQSRAQFVRDTPDRIRSMRFCFPVYRGGPYSGWQIDAAFRILKSLGGREVPLNYRRLSGAEVAQMPLLQHLRDKQALQSVAMFDEYQFDWPERVVVDAVLEAQRLGASVRNYTEVTHAAQQGDLWQLELGDTLDAAARPVHVVARSVFNMGGIWIDRINARVEAGRIGRRITGTKGVHIVVRLPPECSRFGIATLNRLNEGLYCIPWRGLHYFGPTETLYDGDPDDIHPTEEDFEFLLGEANHLLPTLDIRRSDILYGWAGVRPLTYDPAQPMGARSRQLHDFGPEGAPNLFAMTAGPIMSHRSAGQLALTALGKGLAPSRPSQQPDFASRSVPRETGNSSREDKLSIMQRGVESEHAETIDDLLVRRSGLVWNDDPLGEDVDLAAEVLAKARSWSAQRKRQEAASAREAIAHRLHIDPPA from the coding sequence ATGCGCCTTTCACTCGATGAACTTTCCGGATCAGTCTTCGACGTCGCCATCGTTGGTGCCGGCATCAACGGCGCCGAAACAGCGCGTTGCCTCAGTGCTGCCGGCTATTCGGTGCTGCTCGTCGACAAGAGTGATTTCGCCGCCGGCGCCAGCGGACGGTCTTCGCGGCTCCTTCATTGTGGTCTGCGTTATCTCGCGCCCGGAAAATCCGTCTGGGAATTCGTGCGCCAGCCGCAGCGCTTCCTGACCGCGTGCCGGATGGCCCGGGCGGCGATGCAGTCACGGGCGCAATTCGTCCGCGACACGCCCGACCGTATACGCTCCATGAGGTTCTGCTTTCCCGTCTACCGTGGAGGCCCTTATAGCGGGTGGCAGATCGATGCGGCGTTCCGCATCCTGAAATCCCTGGGCGGCCGCGAGGTGCCGCTGAATTACCGCCGGTTATCGGGCGCAGAAGTCGCGCAGATGCCGCTTCTCCAGCATCTGCGCGACAAGCAGGCGCTCCAGTCGGTCGCCATGTTCGACGAATACCAGTTCGACTGGCCCGAACGGGTGGTGGTGGATGCGGTGCTGGAAGCGCAGCGTCTGGGTGCGTCGGTACGCAACTATACCGAAGTCACCCATGCGGCGCAGCAGGGCGATCTGTGGCAGCTGGAGCTCGGCGATACGCTGGATGCTGCCGCCCGGCCCGTTCACGTCGTCGCGCGCAGTGTTTTCAACATGGGCGGGATATGGATCGACCGCATTAATGCGCGCGTCGAGGCTGGGCGGATCGGTCGTCGCATCACCGGCACCAAGGGCGTGCATATCGTGGTCCGCCTGCCGCCCGAATGCAGCCGTTTCGGCATCGCAACGCTCAACCGGCTGAATGAGGGGCTGTACTGTATCCCGTGGCGTGGCCTGCATTATTTCGGACCGACCGAAACGTTGTATGACGGCGATCCCGACGACATCCATCCGACCGAGGAGGATTTCGAGTTCCTGCTCGGCGAAGCCAATCATCTCCTGCCGACGCTCGATATCAGGCGGTCCGACATTCTCTATGGCTGGGCGGGCGTGCGGCCGCTCACTTACGATCCGGCGCAGCCCATGGGCGCACGTTCGCGGCAACTGCATGACTTCGGTCCTGAAGGAGCGCCCAACCTGTTCGCCATGACGGCAGGGCCGATCATGAGCCATCGCTCGGCAGGGCAGCTCGCATTGACGGCACTGGGCAAGGGACTGGCACCGTCACGGCCGAGCCAGCAGCCGGATTTCGCTTCCAGGAGCGTTCCGCGCGAAACCGGGAACAGCTCACGCGAGGACAAGCTTTCGATCATGCAACGGGGCGTGGAGAGCGAGCATGCCGAGACCATCGACGATCTGCTGGTACGCCGCAGCGGCCTCGTCTGGAACGACGACCCGCTTGGCGAAGACGTGGACCTGGCAGCCGAGGTGCTTGCCAAGGCGCGCTCATGGTCGGCGCAGAGGAAGCGGCAGGAGGCTGCTTCCGCCCGGGAGGCTATCGCCCATCGGCTGCACATTGATCCGCCCGCTTGA